TTTGGTTGACAAAGTCCTTAATGTAGAAAGTTGTGAACCTAAGCTTATCTGACAGAATTTAAGCTGTATACAGACAAAAAAGATtataaaattgtaaaaaaaatcaCTTGTTTAGTGTGTGTAGACACATCAAAATGAACAACTTCAGAAAagaaaaaactttttttaaaaattttgataaGTTACAAGGGAAGAGACAGTATTATcacaacaaataaaaaataatttgataCTATTATCTTACATCATCTATCCCAGGTACTTTAGGAGGTGCAAATTTTGTATGGTATGACCGACCACTAGCTGTGTGGATCCAACGTCCGGTAATTCTCTCTTCCAAGATGGCATCATCAATCGCAAAATTAAGAACTTTATCAACTTTAGTCCCTCGATTTTGAAGCATCTCATCAAGCTGCGATTGGTAGAGAAGGACACGATAAAACTAGTACAAGGATACAAAGCTGACAAGAATTTCACATAAAGttcatataaacataaatatTTAAGGATTAACAGGAAAAGAACCTTTTCTGCTTGCACCACAGTCCTAGGGAACCCATCAAGAATGAATCCTTTTTGACATGATGGCTTTTTTAATGCTTCGTCTATAATCCCAACAACCAAGTCATCGGAAACAAGTTCTCCCTGAAAAGATGGTACAAAAACAATTTTACTGAGAAAAGGAAAACCAATGTGTTCTCCCTTATATTCTGTAATTGAAACTTGAAAGAAGCAGGATAAGTCAGagaaatataatatttttttttaaaaaaaaaaaaaaaaacacccaatATGACCTTATCCATGGCCTCCTTCGCCTTAATGCCCAAAGGCGTTTTGGCAGTAACAGCAGCCCTCAGCATATCCCCTGTGGCTAAATGACACAAGCAATATTCATCCTTAATAATAGGAGCTTGCGTTCCTTTCCCTGATCCAGGTGGGCCTGCAGAATTTTTCTAGTTTTTTGAGATCTCTTAACACTAATAGTTTGGAGAGAGAAGAAAAATCATAGATTTATCTATCACAAAAATTGGCAAAGCACAAGAGAACTATTCATAAATCAATATATAAGTCCATATGATGACAACTCAACACCCAAATGAATTCAGATTTAAGGGCATGGATGACATTGTTTGTTCATAGACGAAATAAGGACTAGTCAATTGGGAAAAGGAAGATTGACGTAACTCATTCAGAAAAAACCAGCTCCAAACCCAAATCCATATATAAATCCTTGGCTAAAACTTTCAACCACCTACACATCCGCCCCCTACGAGCATTATGATAAAACGTTAGAGAAGTAAACAAACGCCAAAAGACCCAACATGAAATAGGAGGCAAATTATTGTCAAGTCTCCTTTTCGGAGCATGTCGAATCCATAGCAAAGTTACATTATTGAGAATCAAATCAAGTTTTTGCATTCCCGACCAAAGGATGAAACCCTGGTTTACCATTCCAATGGTTGAGCGGGCTGTAGCTTGAATTACAAAGAGATTCCCAAACAGAAAAACACCATGGAATATATGCATATAGAGAGAGTTTACCCGAGAAAAATGTTGCTACTTCCACCCAATACTAGCAAAAACCAAACAAGTCAAAACGAAATCACTTCCAGTGTTATGTACACTTAACTTTCATAGTCTTGTACCATGAATGCTAGCAACATAAAAGCTAGGATTGTTACTAAACTACCCGCTAACAGTCAAGAAACCAATTTCACTTGTCTCATATCATAGTTATTATACTCCTGGTGCCTctcaatttcatttttttattaccTTCTGAATTTATAGTATCTTTCTTTTACTTCCCTATTACTCATAACCAATCTTCTAATCTTGTCAACATCTGACATGTTTGTAAGTAACATCTGATCAATGTTGTCAAAAGCGATAAGCTCTAAGGTCctttggggctttaagcgcaaagaacaaataaagtgtgggctttaatttaaaaaaaaggcGCAAATGGAGACAAAATACAAATATGTACGTGTAGTCAAAGATTAATTACCATAAAGCATGAATAATATATGGATaaagaatttgaaaaaaaaatgataaagtgGAAAATCAATTGTTTAGTTTAGCATCTCCATTCTCCAAGACTATGCTCCCTGTCAAGGAAAAGTATgccttagagccttgatgacgacactgaAGCGCCCATAAAGCGAGAGCGAAGCGTGTGCCTCGCATCAGGGTCTAAGCGCGCCTTCGACAACTCTGCATCAGACACAAATGCAGTACCTAAAAGTTCCTTTTTATAAATGTCAAACTGTTATTAAATATAAACAGAAGATGTCAGTCACAGATGTTAACCCAAATGTGCCCCCAGGACTTTGGTTCAGTGGTTTGGACGCAACAGGGGAGGTATAGATAAGGCGCATCTCACAGATTCGAAATCTACCACAGACAAGGAGCCTGGTATTTTAGCGGGAGCAGGGTAAGGGGACAGGCCCATACTCTCCCGACTTCCAAATGGATGGACCAAGTAACTCAAAAAGAATTCAAACTCTTCCGTCCATGATTCAGGAATTGTTATTTTCCCCATTAAGAAAATCAATTTTAACTCTTCGCTTCTTCACTCAATAAAATTTAACCTAGTGCAACCTGTGCAaagcagaaatttaaaaagatttTCATTGTTTTCTGGAAGACTTTGCCTCATCCT
The nucleotide sequence above comes from Lycium barbarum isolate Lr01 chromosome 3, ASM1917538v2, whole genome shotgun sequence. Encoded proteins:
- the LOC132632508 gene encoding adenylate kinase 4-like, with amino-acid sequence MSTSSVNLEDVPSDNLMSELLRRMRCSSKPDKRLILIGPPGSGKGTQAPIIKDEYCLCHLATGDMLRAAVTAKTPLGIKAKEAMDKGELVSDDLVVGIIDEALKKPSCQKGFILDGFPRTVVQAEKLDEMLQNRGTKVDKVLNFAIDDAILEERITGRWIHTASGRSYHTKFAPPKVPGIDDVTGEPLIQRKDDTAAVLKSRLESFHRQTEPVIDYYVKKGNVVNLPAEKPPQVVTAEVKKALS